One part of the Mesorhizobium sp. M4B.F.Ca.ET.058.02.1.1 genome encodes these proteins:
- a CDS encoding hydroxyacid dehydrogenase: MPRILSTHPLHPRASAMLAGAGKLVVASALDGKTLAAEAKDADIVIVRAPLPPELFGGAAKLRAAIRHGAGLDMIPVEAATSAGVLVANVPAVNARSVAEHVMFVTLALLRRFRMVDRDLRAKGWLAGRDHANANTELAGKTIGIVGLGAVGQAVGHIAAHGFDLNVVATTRSMRPAPDKVGFLSIDALVEQSDIIVLCCPLTPETRGLISRERISRMKPNALLINVSRGPVVDDDALIEALRKGSIGGAALDVFATQPLPPNHPYFSFDNVIVTPHMAGITEESMMRMGVGAAGEALLVLAGKLPANLRNPDVVDHYRRRFPADR, translated from the coding sequence ATGCCCAGAATCCTGTCGACGCACCCGCTGCATCCGCGCGCCTCCGCCATGCTGGCCGGGGCAGGCAAGCTGGTCGTCGCTTCCGCCCTCGATGGCAAAACGCTTGCCGCCGAGGCGAAGGATGCTGATATCGTCATCGTCCGTGCGCCGCTGCCACCTGAGCTCTTCGGCGGCGCCGCGAAGCTGCGCGCCGCGATCCGTCATGGCGCTGGGCTGGACATGATCCCGGTCGAGGCGGCAACGTCAGCCGGCGTGCTGGTGGCGAACGTGCCGGCGGTCAATGCGCGCTCGGTCGCCGAGCACGTGATGTTCGTGACGCTGGCCTTGCTTCGGCGTTTTCGCATGGTCGACCGCGACCTGCGCGCCAAGGGCTGGCTCGCCGGACGCGACCATGCCAACGCCAACACCGAGCTCGCCGGTAAGACCATCGGCATTGTCGGCCTCGGAGCGGTCGGCCAGGCGGTCGGCCATATCGCCGCGCACGGCTTCGACCTCAATGTCGTGGCAACGACGCGCAGTATGCGCCCGGCGCCCGACAAGGTCGGTTTCCTGTCGATCGACGCGCTGGTCGAGCAGAGCGACATCATCGTGCTTTGCTGTCCGCTGACGCCGGAGACGCGCGGCCTGATCAGCCGCGAGCGCATTTCGCGCATGAAGCCGAACGCACTGCTGATCAACGTCTCGCGCGGGCCGGTGGTCGACGACGATGCGCTGATCGAAGCCTTGCGCAAGGGCAGCATCGGCGGTGCCGCGCTCGACGTCTTTGCGACGCAGCCGCTGCCGCCGAACCATCCCTATTTCAGCTTCGACAATGTCATCGTCACCCCGCATATGGCCGGGATCACCGAGGAGTCGATGATGCGCATGGGCGTCGGCGCGGCGGGCGAGGCGCTGCTGGTGCTGGCCGGCAAGCTGCCGGCAAATCTGCGCAATCCGGACGTGGTCGACCACTACCGTCGACGGTTTCCGGCCGACAGGTGA
- a CDS encoding amidase — protein sequence MQSVRDHLEILLSRLATRASDECVFVRLYPEAARAAADASDARRKAGVTLGPLDGTIVSIKDLFDVAGEATTAGSLMLKTAAPALRDAAVVSRLRQAGAVILGKTNMTEFAFTAIGTNQHYGTPGNATDASLIPGGSSSGAGVSVGEGTCDIAIGSDTGGSVRIPASLNGVIGFKPTARRVPLTGAYPLSATLDSIGPLALSVAACAVADAVMAAEEVPPLHLPLPLAGLRVGIPRGVPFEDTESEVATAFERCLGQVERAGARVADLSIDDLLAEMRAATRRATIASMEGAEVHADWLATGASVPVDPHVSGPLSRALAIPASVYIRTIRRRKALASAMDERLAAVDVLALPTTPVAAPTIALMASDAALRERTEGLLLRNTQVANQFDLCAISVPMPGTARPAGLMLVARNGHDRHLLRIAAEMERLL from the coding sequence ATGCAATCAGTCCGCGATCATCTCGAAATTCTGCTGTCGCGTCTCGCGACCCGCGCGAGCGACGAGTGCGTGTTCGTGCGACTGTACCCGGAGGCAGCGCGAGCAGCCGCCGACGCCAGCGATGCGCGGCGGAAGGCCGGCGTGACGCTCGGACCGCTCGACGGCACGATCGTCTCGATCAAGGACCTGTTCGACGTCGCCGGCGAGGCGACCACGGCCGGATCGCTGATGCTCAAGACCGCCGCGCCCGCCTTGCGCGACGCCGCCGTCGTCAGCCGGCTGCGCCAGGCGGGCGCGGTCATCCTCGGCAAGACCAACATGACCGAGTTCGCCTTCACCGCGATCGGTACCAACCAGCATTACGGCACGCCCGGCAATGCCACCGACGCCAGCCTGATACCGGGCGGTTCGTCCTCGGGCGCCGGCGTCTCGGTCGGCGAAGGTACCTGTGACATCGCCATCGGCTCCGACACCGGCGGTTCGGTGCGCATACCGGCATCGCTGAACGGCGTCATCGGTTTCAAGCCAACGGCGCGTCGGGTGCCGCTGACGGGTGCCTATCCGTTGTCCGCGACGCTGGATTCGATCGGACCGCTGGCGCTGAGCGTCGCCGCCTGTGCCGTCGCCGATGCGGTGATGGCGGCTGAGGAGGTGCCCCCGCTGCATCTGCCGTTGCCACTTGCCGGACTTCGTGTCGGTATCCCGCGCGGCGTTCCTTTCGAGGACACCGAAAGCGAGGTGGCGACCGCGTTCGAAAGATGCCTGGGCCAGGTCGAGCGGGCCGGCGCGCGGGTTGCGGACCTGTCGATCGACGACCTGCTCGCCGAGATGCGGGCGGCGACCAGGCGCGCGACGATCGCGTCAATGGAAGGCGCCGAGGTCCATGCCGACTGGCTGGCGACAGGCGCTTCCGTGCCGGTCGATCCGCATGTCAGCGGGCCGTTGTCGCGCGCGCTGGCCATCCCCGCGTCGGTCTATATCCGGACAATCCGGCGCCGCAAGGCGCTGGCCTCAGCGATGGACGAGCGGCTGGCCGCGGTCGATGTGCTGGCCCTGCCGACGACGCCGGTGGCGGCGCCGACCATCGCCTTGATGGCTAGCGACGCGGCGCTGCGCGAGCGGACCGAAGGCCTGCTGTTGCGCAACACCCAGGTCGCCAACCAGTTCGATCTCTGCGCCATCTCTGTGCCGATGCCTGGAACGGCGCGTCCGGCCGGGTTGATGCTGGTGGCCCGCAACGGCCATGACCGCCATCTGCTGCGCATCGCGGCAGAAATGGAGCGGCTGCTCTGA
- a CDS encoding SDR family oxidoreductase: MMLEGKVALVAGATRGAGRGIAVELGAAGATVYVTGRTTRTQQSDYGRPETIEETAELVTAQGGKGIAVQVDHLIADDVRELVERIRAEQGRLDVLVNDLWGGEKLFEWNKPVWDHDLENGLRLLRLAIDTHLITAHHALPLMIERPGGLHVEVTDGTAEYNADHYRLSPFYDLAKVAATRMAWAHAKDLAPHGATSVSLTPGWLRSEMMLEAFGVSEANWRDATAKVPHFVISETPRFVGRAVVALAADPERSRWNGQSLSSGGLAQVYGFTDLDGSRPDAWRYVPEVQDAGKPADATGYR; the protein is encoded by the coding sequence ATGATGCTTGAAGGGAAGGTCGCCCTTGTCGCCGGCGCAACGCGCGGTGCCGGCCGTGGCATCGCGGTCGAGCTCGGCGCCGCCGGCGCCACCGTCTATGTCACCGGGCGCACGACGCGGACGCAACAGTCGGACTATGGCCGTCCGGAGACGATCGAGGAAACGGCTGAGCTGGTCACGGCGCAAGGCGGCAAGGGCATTGCCGTCCAGGTCGATCATCTGATTGCTGACGATGTGCGCGAACTGGTCGAGCGTATCCGTGCCGAGCAGGGCCGTCTCGATGTCCTGGTCAACGATCTGTGGGGCGGCGAGAAGCTGTTCGAGTGGAACAAGCCGGTCTGGGACCACGATCTCGAGAACGGCTTGCGCCTGCTGCGCCTGGCCATCGACACGCATCTGATCACCGCGCACCACGCGCTGCCGCTGATGATCGAGCGGCCGGGCGGGCTGCATGTCGAAGTCACCGACGGCACGGCCGAATACAATGCAGACCACTACCGGCTGTCGCCATTCTACGACCTCGCCAAGGTGGCGGCGACGCGCATGGCATGGGCGCACGCCAAGGACCTCGCGCCACATGGCGCCACGTCGGTCTCGCTGACGCCCGGCTGGCTGCGTTCCGAAATGATGCTGGAGGCCTTCGGCGTCAGCGAGGCGAACTGGCGCGACGCGACCGCCAAGGTACCGCATTTCGTCATTTCGGAGACGCCGCGCTTCGTCGGCCGCGCCGTCGTGGCGCTGGCCGCGGATCCGGAGCGGTCGCGCTGGAACGGGCAGTCGCTGTCCAGCGGCGGGCTGGCGCAAGTCTATGGCTTCACCGATCTCGATGGTTCGCGCCCGGATGCCTGGCGCTATGTCCCGGAGGTCCAGGATGCCGGCAAGCCGGCCGATGCGACCGGGTATCGCTAG
- a CDS encoding mandelate racemase/muconate lactonizing enzyme family protein has translation MRIKTVQAWWVRIPIEAAKQHRSDFGQVTTFDAAILRIETDDGLVGWGEGKNAAGSAGSYGALVHMLNHEVGPQLIGRDPTDIGVIWEMLYNGVRHHTAAHGGHAMPQLARRGMSVAAISAVDIALWDILGKSLGQPIWRLLGGRKVERMQAYASGGWAPAETIGEQLKSYIAKGGFKALKMRIGAMDGAPHISAGRVRAAREALGADVELMVDAHGTYTVAEAKRFIQLAGDLDLAWFEEPVIADDKPGMAEVRASSSIPIATGESEATRYAFRDLAVLKSADIFQPDPAFCGGISEAMKIGTIASAFNLRFAPHLWAGAPCFFAGLHVCAASPASFTVEYSLGANPMIHDLIEETVEAKDGMIAIPEKPGLGFTISERFLEANAQRC, from the coding sequence ATGCGCATCAAGACGGTCCAAGCCTGGTGGGTTCGCATACCGATCGAAGCCGCGAAGCAGCATCGCAGCGACTTCGGTCAGGTGACGACGTTCGACGCCGCCATTCTGCGCATCGAGACCGATGACGGCCTGGTCGGCTGGGGCGAAGGCAAGAACGCCGCCGGCAGCGCCGGCAGCTATGGTGCCCTGGTCCACATGCTGAACCATGAAGTCGGCCCGCAGCTCATCGGCCGCGACCCGACCGACATCGGCGTCATCTGGGAGATGCTCTACAACGGCGTGCGCCACCACACGGCGGCCCATGGCGGACATGCCATGCCGCAACTGGCGCGGCGCGGCATGAGCGTGGCCGCCATCAGCGCCGTCGACATCGCGCTCTGGGACATTCTCGGCAAGTCGCTCGGCCAGCCGATCTGGCGGCTGCTTGGTGGCCGCAAAGTCGAGCGCATGCAAGCCTATGCTTCCGGCGGCTGGGCGCCGGCCGAGACCATCGGCGAGCAGCTCAAATCCTACATCGCCAAGGGCGGCTTCAAGGCACTGAAGATGCGTATCGGCGCCATGGACGGCGCCCCGCATATTTCCGCAGGGCGCGTCCGCGCGGCGAGAGAGGCCCTCGGCGCCGACGTCGAGCTGATGGTCGACGCGCATGGCACTTATACGGTGGCCGAGGCAAAGCGCTTCATCCAGCTTGCCGGCGACCTCGACCTCGCCTGGTTCGAGGAGCCGGTGATCGCCGACGACAAGCCGGGCATGGCCGAAGTTCGCGCCTCGAGCTCGATCCCGATCGCCACCGGTGAAAGCGAGGCGACGCGCTATGCCTTCCGCGACCTCGCCGTTCTGAAGTCGGCTGACATTTTCCAGCCGGACCCCGCCTTCTGCGGCGGCATCAGCGAAGCGATGAAGATCGGCACCATCGCCAGCGCCTTCAACCTGCGCTTTGCCCCGCATCTGTGGGCCGGCGCGCCCTGCTTCTTTGCCGGTCTGCATGTCTGCGCCGCCTCGCCGGCGAGCTTCACCGTCGAATACTCGCTCGGCGCCAACCCGATGATCCACGATCTTATCGAAGAGACTGTCGAAGCAAAGGACGGTATGATAGCGATCCCTGAAAAGCCCGGATTGGGATTCACAATCTCGGAGCGATTCCTGGAGGCGAACGCGCAACGCTGCTGA
- a CDS encoding sugar phosphate isomerase/epimerase, giving the protein MPSTMKGPGLFLAQFAGDAAPFNSLPSITKWAAGLGYKGVQIPTWDARLFDLEKAATSKAYCDEVKGICADAGVEITELSTHLQGQLVAVHPAYDAQFDGFAPAAVHNNPKARQQWAVEQMEFGAKASKNLGLKASVSFSGALAFPYLYPWPQRPAGLIEEAFAELGKRWKPILDVYDENGVDIGYEIHPGEDVFDGATFEMFLDAVGGHKRCNINYDPSHFLLQQLDYLEFIDIYHERIKAFHAKDAEFNPTGRQGVYSGYQGWVNRAGRFRSLGDGQVDFGGIFSKLTQYGYDSWAVLEWECCLKHPEDGAAEGAPFIQHHIIRVTEKAFDDFAGGATDKKALRAMMGI; this is encoded by the coding sequence ATGCCGTCGACGATGAAGGGTCCCGGTCTGTTTCTGGCGCAGTTCGCGGGCGATGCCGCGCCGTTCAATTCGCTGCCGTCGATCACCAAATGGGCAGCCGGCCTCGGCTACAAGGGAGTGCAGATACCGACTTGGGACGCGCGGCTGTTCGACCTGGAGAAGGCGGCGACCTCCAAGGCCTATTGCGACGAGGTGAAAGGCATCTGCGCCGATGCCGGCGTCGAGATCACCGAGCTCTCGACGCATCTTCAGGGGCAACTGGTGGCGGTGCATCCGGCCTATGACGCGCAATTCGATGGCTTCGCGCCGGCGGCCGTCCACAACAATCCGAAAGCCCGGCAGCAATGGGCGGTCGAGCAGATGGAATTCGGTGCCAAGGCATCGAAAAATCTGGGGCTCAAGGCCTCGGTCTCCTTCTCCGGAGCGCTGGCCTTCCCCTACCTTTACCCATGGCCGCAGCGGCCAGCCGGCCTGATCGAGGAGGCTTTCGCCGAGCTCGGCAAACGCTGGAAGCCGATCCTCGACGTCTATGACGAGAACGGTGTCGACATCGGCTATGAGATCCATCCGGGCGAGGATGTGTTCGACGGCGCCACTTTCGAGATGTTCCTCGACGCGGTGGGCGGCCACAAGCGCTGCAACATCAATTACGACCCGTCGCACTTCCTCTTGCAGCAGCTCGACTATCTCGAATTCATCGACATCTACCACGAGCGTATCAAGGCGTTTCACGCCAAGGACGCCGAGTTCAACCCGACCGGGCGGCAAGGCGTCTATTCCGGCTATCAGGGCTGGGTAAACCGCGCCGGGCGGTTCCGTTCGCTCGGCGACGGGCAGGTCGATTTCGGCGGCATCTTCTCCAAGCTCACCCAGTACGGTTACGATTCCTGGGCGGTGCTGGAATGGGAATGCTGTCTAAAGCATCCGGAGGATGGTGCTGCCGAAGGCGCGCCCTTCATCCAGCACCACATTATCCGGGTGACGGAGAAGGCCTTCGACGATTTCGCCGGCGGCGCAACCGACAAGAAGGCGCTGCGCGCGATGATGGGAATCTAA
- a CDS encoding sugar phosphate isomerase/epimerase yields MKIGMCMFLWTTSVSKKHEALLRDIKATGFDGVEIPVFSGAPDDYKKLGDLLDRIGLQRTAVSAMGDPAMSLIAADAATRKAGIDYMKWAIDCSAALGANRLSGPLHSTLGAFSGSGPTAAEKKRSVASQRAIGDHAGKKGVTIGLEALNRFECYLLNTMDDLSEHIDAIDRPHVKAMYDTFHANIEEADPIGAYLRNRRNVVHIHISENDRGVPGRGNIPWKETFSAIRKSGYDDWLTIESFGRSLKDLAAATKVWRDFAETPEAVYREGYKHIRDGWKKAA; encoded by the coding sequence ATGAAAATCGGCATGTGCATGTTCTTGTGGACGACCAGCGTCTCAAAGAAGCACGAGGCGCTGCTTCGCGACATCAAGGCGACCGGCTTCGACGGCGTCGAGATCCCGGTGTTTTCCGGCGCGCCCGACGACTACAAGAAACTCGGCGACCTGCTCGACCGCATCGGGCTGCAGCGTACCGCTGTCTCGGCCATGGGTGATCCGGCGATGAGTCTGATCGCGGCCGATGCCGCGACGCGCAAGGCCGGCATCGACTATATGAAATGGGCGATCGACTGCAGCGCCGCGCTCGGCGCCAACAGGCTGAGCGGTCCACTGCATTCGACGCTGGGCGCCTTTTCCGGCAGCGGACCGACGGCGGCAGAGAAGAAGCGCTCGGTCGCCTCCCAGCGCGCCATTGGCGACCATGCCGGCAAGAAGGGCGTCACCATCGGGTTAGAGGCGCTCAACCGCTTCGAATGCTATCTGCTCAACACGATGGACGATTTGTCCGAGCATATCGACGCGATCGACCGGCCGCACGTCAAGGCGATGTACGACACGTTCCACGCCAACATCGAGGAGGCCGATCCGATCGGCGCCTATTTGCGCAACCGCCGGAATGTCGTCCATATCCATATTTCGGAGAATGATCGCGGGGTGCCGGGCCGGGGCAATATTCCCTGGAAGGAGACGTTCTCGGCCATCCGCAAGAGCGGCTATGACGACTGGCTGACCATCGAATCCTTCGGGCGGTCGCTGAAGGACCTGGCTGCGGCGACGAAGGTTTGGCGGGATTTTGCGGAGACGCCGGAGGCCGTGTATCGGGAGGGGTACAAGCATATCAGGGATGGGTGGAAGAAGGCGGCTTAG
- a CDS encoding FadR/GntR family transcriptional regulator, translated as MKEKNLLAELAAYLFSKSDKETGRTPSERELAEHFAVSRGQIREALAILEAMRIVERRAKSGIYVDTKQASVEALALFARAGLPLDPIQIYETVELRKIHEIKAAELACSRATEENFERLREILKASEERIAAGEGLAKEDREFHLEIVRATKNGIFHNICSVYYLMGEQRLPIYFNDPERSVRSHAEHIQIYEALLRRDGNLAQALMNAHLQGAESYWKGLIEGRGTEPTSPALEKA; from the coding sequence ATGAAAGAAAAGAACCTTCTCGCGGAACTCGCCGCCTATCTGTTCTCCAAATCGGACAAGGAGACGGGTCGCACGCCGTCGGAGCGCGAACTGGCCGAGCACTTCGCCGTCAGCCGCGGCCAGATCCGCGAAGCGCTGGCCATCCTGGAAGCCATGCGGATCGTCGAACGCCGCGCCAAATCCGGCATCTATGTCGACACCAAGCAGGCGAGCGTCGAGGCGTTGGCCCTTTTCGCCCGCGCCGGCCTGCCGCTCGATCCGATCCAGATCTACGAAACGGTCGAGTTGCGCAAGATCCACGAGATCAAGGCCGCCGAGCTTGCCTGCTCACGCGCCACCGAGGAGAATTTCGAGCGGCTGCGCGAGATCCTGAAAGCCTCGGAGGAGCGTATCGCCGCCGGCGAGGGTCTGGCCAAGGAAGACCGCGAGTTCCACCTCGAGATCGTGCGCGCCACCAAGAACGGCATCTTCCACAACATCTGCAGCGTCTACTACCTGATGGGCGAGCAGCGCCTGCCGATCTATTTCAACGATCCCGAGCGCAGCGTGCGCTCGCATGCAGAGCATATCCAGATCTACGAGGCGCTGCTGCGCCGCGACGGCAACCTCGCCCAGGCGCTGATGAACGCCCATCTGCAAGGCGCCGAAAGCTATTGGAAGGGCCTGATCGAGGGGCGTGGGACGGAGCCGACAAGCCCGGCGCTCGAAAAGGCCTAG
- a CDS encoding GFA family protein: MLYKGGCHCGKVAFEVEGELGGAVRCNCSICARKAALLWAVPHRNLRLLAWGDDLGRYTFGKGAIAHRFCRFCGIHPFAEDVGDGSERSAYVNINCLDGIDLASVQIFDFDGRSA; this comes from the coding sequence ATGCTCTACAAAGGCGGCTGCCACTGCGGCAAGGTGGCGTTCGAGGTCGAAGGCGAGCTCGGCGGGGCCGTGCGCTGCAACTGCTCGATCTGCGCCCGCAAGGCGGCATTGCTCTGGGCGGTGCCGCATCGGAACCTGCGGCTGCTCGCCTGGGGCGACGACCTCGGCCGTTACACCTTTGGCAAGGGCGCCATCGCCCATCGCTTCTGCCGCTTTTGCGGCATCCATCCCTTCGCCGAGGACGTCGGCGACGGCAGCGAACGCAGCGCCTATGTCAACATCAATTGCCTCGACGGGATCGACCTTGCCTCCGTCCAGATCTTCGACTTCGACGGTCGCTCGGCCTAG
- a CDS encoding sugar phosphate isomerase/epimerase has translation MHLSTHNWMRAEPLEVTLKRIKKFGYESIEISGEPEQYKTRETRALLKEHGIRCWGSVTLMLGERNLAAKDQGQRERSVQYVKDVLTMVSELDGEIITLVPATVGKVVPDGTEAEEWGWVVDATRECFAHAKKVGVKVAVEPLNRFETYLFNRGAQALALADAVSPECGVCLDAYHIHMEEFNVYDAIRQVGKRLFDFHVADNNRFAAGLGQIDWPRIVGTLKEIGYDGALTNEFVAPVDRTPAAPYPDMVERHPVDISPEQLKFIQDHGSSVLTEKFYTDQMRITAETLLPLIR, from the coding sequence ATGCATCTTTCGACGCACAACTGGATGCGGGCGGAGCCGTTGGAAGTGACGCTGAAGCGCATCAAGAAATTCGGCTATGAGTCGATCGAGATCTCCGGCGAGCCCGAGCAGTACAAGACCAGGGAGACGCGCGCGCTCTTGAAGGAGCACGGCATCCGCTGCTGGGGCTCGGTGACGCTGATGCTGGGCGAACGCAACCTCGCCGCCAAGGACCAGGGCCAGCGCGAGCGTTCGGTGCAGTACGTCAAGGACGTGCTGACCATGGTCAGCGAGCTCGATGGTGAGATCATCACGCTGGTTCCCGCCACCGTCGGCAAGGTAGTGCCCGACGGCACCGAGGCGGAGGAATGGGGCTGGGTGGTCGACGCCACCCGCGAGTGCTTCGCCCACGCCAAGAAGGTCGGCGTCAAGGTCGCGGTCGAGCCGCTCAACCGCTTCGAGACCTATCTGTTCAACCGTGGCGCCCAGGCGCTCGCGCTCGCCGACGCGGTCAGCCCGGAATGCGGCGTCTGCCTCGACGCCTATCACATCCACATGGAGGAATTTAACGTCTATGACGCCATCCGTCAGGTCGGCAAGCGCCTGTTCGACTTCCACGTCGCCGACAACAACCGCTTCGCCGCCGGCCTCGGCCAGATCGACTGGCCGCGGATCGTGGGCACGCTGAAGGAGATCGGCTATGACGGCGCGCTGACCAATGAGTTCGTCGCCCCTGTCGACCGCACGCCGGCCGCGCCCTATCCCGACATGGTCGAGCGCCATCCGGTCGACATCTCGCCAGAGCAGCTGAAGTTCATCCAGGATCACGGTTCCAGCGTGCTGACGGAGAAGTTCTACACCGACCAGATGCGCATCACCGCCGAAACGCTGCTGCCGCTGATCAGGTAG
- a CDS encoding Gfo/Idh/MocA family oxidoreductase, translating to MVGASKSETGGGPIRYGMVGGGQGAFIGAVHRIAARLDNDFVLVAGALSANPERAKASAAELGLDPARSYGSYAEMAKAEAKRPDGIEAVAIVTPNNVHVPAAKAFLEAGIHVICDKPLATTLAEAKKLAALVEKTGKVFVLTHNYTAYPMIRQAREMVAKGQLGDIRIVQSEYPQDWLTEDLAATGQKQAAWRSDPKQAGAGGALGDIGTHAYNLARFVSGLELDALSADLDAFVPGRQLDDNINVLLRFKPVGKAHPAKGMIWASQVAPGHENGLKLRIYGSKGGLEWVQADPNYLWYTPFGQPKQLLTRAGAGALPSAGRVTRVPSGHPEGYLEGFANIYQEAARAIRAARRKGGKPAKDVVFPTIADGVEGMAFIGACVKSSKKNGAWTKL from the coding sequence ATGGTCGGCGCATCGAAGTCGGAAACGGGAGGCGGCCCGATCCGCTACGGTATGGTCGGCGGCGGGCAAGGCGCCTTCATCGGCGCGGTGCACCGGATCGCGGCCAGGCTGGACAACGACTTCGTCCTGGTTGCCGGCGCACTGTCGGCCAACCCGGAGCGCGCCAAGGCTTCGGCCGCCGAGCTCGGCCTCGATCCGGCGCGCAGCTACGGCTCCTACGCCGAGATGGCCAAGGCCGAGGCCAAGCGGCCGGACGGCATCGAGGCGGTGGCGATCGTCACGCCCAACAATGTGCATGTGCCGGCGGCCAAGGCCTTCCTCGAGGCCGGCATCCACGTCATCTGCGACAAGCCGCTGGCAACCACGCTGGCCGAGGCGAAGAAGCTCGCCGCGCTGGTCGAGAAGACCGGCAAGGTGTTCGTGCTCACCCACAATTACACCGCCTATCCGATGATCCGCCAGGCGCGCGAGATGGTGGCCAAGGGCCAGCTCGGCGACATCCGCATCGTGCAGTCGGAATATCCGCAGGACTGGCTGACCGAGGATCTCGCCGCGACCGGCCAGAAGCAGGCTGCGTGGCGCTCCGACCCCAAGCAGGCCGGTGCCGGTGGTGCGCTCGGCGACATCGGCACGCATGCCTACAACCTGGCGCGCTTCGTCTCCGGGCTGGAGCTCGATGCGCTGTCTGCCGATCTCGACGCCTTCGTGCCGGGGCGGCAGCTCGACGACAACATCAATGTGCTGTTGCGCTTCAAGCCGGTCGGCAAGGCGCATCCCGCCAAGGGCATGATCTGGGCCAGCCAGGTGGCGCCCGGCCATGAGAACGGTCTAAAGCTGCGCATCTATGGCTCGAAGGGCGGGCTGGAATGGGTGCAGGCCGATCCGAACTATCTCTGGTATACGCCGTTCGGCCAGCCGAAGCAGCTCCTGACCCGCGCCGGCGCCGGCGCGCTGCCCTCCGCCGGGCGTGTCACCCGTGTTCCCTCGGGCCATCCGGAGGGCTATCTCGAAGGCTTCGCCAATATCTACCAGGAAGCGGCCCGCGCCATCCGCGCGGCGCGCAGGAAGGGCGGCAAGCCGGCAAAGGATGTCGTCTTCCCGACGATTGCCGACGGCGTCGAAGGCATGGCCTTCATCGGGGCCTGCGTGAAGTCGTCGAAGAAGAACGGGGCGTGGACGAAACTCTAA